Within the Pseudarthrobacter sp. W1I19 genome, the region ACCAGCAGCAGCGGGGCTCCCAGGCCGATGGTGGTGTAGCCGGGCAGCAGTCCGATCAGCGCCGTGCTGATCCCCATGATGGTCAGCGTTGCGATCATCACCGGCTTGCGGCCGATCTTGTCACCCAGATGTCCGAACACCATGCCACCGAACGGGCGGGCAAAATAGCCGACGGCGAAGGTTGCGAAAGCGGCCAGCAAGCCGGCTGCGGGGTCGGTGGTCCCAAAGAAGTAGGTCTTGAATATCAGGGCCGCTGCGGCACCGTAGAGGGCGAAGTCATACCATTCGACAAGGCTGCCGACGGCGGAAGCTGCGGCGGCCCGCCGGGCCTCGCGTTCCCCCGCTGGGGACTGGACTTTCGAATCCATTGTTGCTCCTTTGCACGTGGATCTGATCTTGCCGGCTGTTTTTGTGGCCGGCGAAGGGTTGCCGCGTTTTTCCAGTGCTGGGTTCTGCTGGCGCTGGTGGCAACGCGAACGGGAGACGCCGACTGGGAAGGGAAGTGGTTCCTTCTGTCGGCTGCGAGCCTTGCCGGAGGACCTACCGCGGCTGTGCCGCAGGACCCCATCAGTCGCCCCTTGTTGACTCCTGCCATCCACAGTGACAAAGAAAATGCACATCGTCAAGAGATAATCGATAATCTTTCAAAAGAATGCATTCTTTGCTAGTCTTAGGCATAGTTCAAGCTAGTCTGATGTGTAAGCACCAGACCGGAACCGAAGGAGCAGCGTGGCAACCAAGAGGGATTTGATCGCGGCCGAACTGCGGCGGCAGATCAGCACCGGTGAACTCGCGCGCGGGGCGCGGGTGCCCCAGAGCCAGTTGGCATCGAAATTTTCAACGAGCATCACTCCTGTGCGCGAAGCGCTGGGACTCCTCGAGGCCGAGGGCGTCTTGGTTGCAGAGCCGCACCACGGTGTACGCGTGGCGACAGCCAACCTCGCCCAGGTCAAGACGGTGTATCTGATGAGGCAGTTGGCCGAGCCCTATGCAATGCAGCGGGCTGTGTGGAATATGAGCCGCCGGGACCTCCAGGTGGTGACAGAGCTCTTCGAGCACATGGAGAAATCGGAAAGCGTCGGGGACAAGCCGGCGTTCAACGAGGCCAACCGGAAGTTCCACTTCGCCTTTTATGACCGGTGCGGGGACGACGGGCTTCGGACGGAGATTGCGATGCTGTGGCAGCGGTACCCGTGGGACCTGCTGCAGGTCATCGAACACCGGGCCCCCGATTCGCATGAGGAACACCGTCGTATCCTTGATGCAGCACGGGCCGGTGACCTGAACCTAGTGGCCACGGCCACGCGCGACCATCTGAAGCACGGGTACCTGGCTCTGGCCTCCCGGCTCTCCGAGGAACCCCAGCTGGACCCTTTCCCGGTGAACGATGACTAGGGCCGCCTCAAGCAATGCCTCGTTTCTCTATGTCCCCGCTGACCAACCCAAGCTTCTCGCTAAAACAAGAAGTCACCGCGGGGCCATCATTCTTGACCTGGAGGACAGCGTTGCACCCTCACGCAAGGAAGCTGCGCTTGCCGCAGCCGTCGCCTTTCTGAAAGACGAACTCCGGGACGGTGAAGTCTGGGTCCGGATCAATACCGGAGCGGCAGGATTGCGTGAAGCGGAACTGCTTGCTGGATGCCCCAACCTCACCGGGCTCTGGATCCCAAAGGCCGAGGAACCCGCCTACGTACAGGACATTGCCCGGAGAACCAGTGAGGCACCCGGTGGCGGCCCTGCCCTGGGTTTGTTGATCGAAAGCACCCGGGGCGTGCTGGCTTTGGCCGAACTGCTGAATCTTCCCGACACCCAACAGGTACAGCTCGGCGAAATCGACCTTGCGGCTGATTTACGGCACTCCGCCTCACACCCTGAGAACATGACTTGGTTCCGCCACTGGCTCATCACCCATGCGGCCGCAGCGGGTCTTCCCCAGCCAGTGGCTCCGGTGGACGCGGATTACACAAACCTGGCCAGTTTCAAGGCCTCCTGCATCAGTCTTCGGGACATGGGGTTTGGAAGCCGAGCCTGCATCCACCCAGCACAAGCGGACGTCGCGGAGCAGGTTTTCAGCACCGGCGCCGAGGACCTCGCCGCCGCACATGCCCTTCTGGACCAGTACGAAGCCGCGCTCAGGGAAAACCGCGGAGCAGTGGGTGATGACAGCGGTTCAATGATCGACGCCGCAAGTGTGCGGTCGGCGCGGCGCCTCACGGGGCGCTAACGGTCCCGATTCTGCTGGCACATGTGTGAAGCAGGTCCGGTCTGGGTGGCAATGCGGGGCTCGGCAATGGTCGCGGAGCTGCCCAGGAATCGGAGAGTGTTGTTCGGCCAGTCCGGAACAACATCCTCCGACGTGTTTCGACAGCAACGTGCTGCACCACCGGCAACGGCGGGCCAACGAGCCAGAAAACTAACGGCCTCCGGGCCGCTTCCAGTCAGTTACGCGGGGAAAGCAGAGGCGACGCCCCCGCAAAAGCCGGGGCGCCGCCGTCGTGCATTTCCTTTTAAATTGTTTCAGTCGATGAGCACCGGAGGCTTGGCGCGATCGGAAGGATCCACAACGGGCGCCACCTTCCGGACGCCACGATGATTCACCCAGTTCGCCACCGCCAGCAGCGCCACGAGTCCGAATGTGCTCAGAAGCTGGGGACGGGAATCCTCGCCGATGAAGCCCACGGTGAAGATCGCGGCGAGGATCAGCAGACCAAGGGAAGTGAGCCACGGGAAGCCGGGCATCCGCAGGGGAAGCTCCGTTCCCTCCCGGTCGGCGCGGAGGCGCAGTGCAAGCTGGGCCAGGAGCGCGGACGTCCACACCAGCAGGCACGTCGAACCCACGATGTTGAGCAGGATGGGCAGGACCATCTCCGGGAAAGCCAGCTCCAGCACCACCGTGACAACGCCGAACGCGACGCTCGCCAGGACTGCCGCCACCGGGACCCGGGCCTTGGACACGGACGCAAGCAGCCGCGGTGCTTCACCGCGCTCGGCCAAGGAGTACGCCATGCGGGAGGCGCCGTAGAGGTTGGCGTTGAGCGCGGAGAGCAGTGCTGCCACGGCCACCAGGGTGATCGCGGTGGCTGCACCCGGCATACCCGCGGCGTCCAGCACCGCGGCGAACGGGCTCTTGAGCCCTGCCGAACCCACGGGAACCACAGCCGCGATCACAAAGATGGCACCGATGTAGAACACCAGGATGCGCCACAGCACCGTGCGGACGGCCTTCTTCACGCTGCGGGCCGGCTCGGCGGTCTCAGCTGCCGCCACGGACACAATCTCGGTGCCCCCGAACGCGAATGCCACCACAAACAGTGCCGTGGCAATCCCGGCGAAACCGCTGGGCGCGAAGCCCGCTCCGGTGAAGTTGGCCAGGCCCGGCGACTGCACGCCCGGCAGCCATCCGAAGAGCAGGGCAGCGCCCACCAGGAGGAACCCGACGATCGCCGCCACCTTGAGCAGGGCGAACCAGAACTCGAACTCGCCGAAGTTCTTTACGCTGGTCAGGTTCACGGCGGTGAGCACCACGATGAACACAAAGGCCATCAGCCATACCGGCAGCGCCGGGAAGATGGTGGCAAGCAGGCCCGCCGCACCGAGCGCTTCCGCCGCGATCACCACCACGAGCTGCAGCCACCAGAGCCAGCCCACCGTGGCACCGGCCACCGGCCCGTAAGCCTTGGCCGTGTAGACGGAGAAGGCGCCGCTGTCCGTGTTGGCCGCAGCCATCTCGCCGAGGGCCCACATCACCAGGATGATGAGCGTGCCGGCCACGAGGTAGGAGATCAGTACCGCCGGGCCGGCCGCCTGGATGCCGGCGCCGGAGCCGATGAAGAGGCCCGCGCCGATGGCGCTGCCGAGCCCCATCATGGTGAGCTGGCGGGGTTTGAGGGCCGCGCCGAGCGCGCGGGCAGACGTCTTTGTCTGTTGTTCCATGGGATTCCTCTAGTTAGTAGGTGGAACGGATTTTGGGATAAAAGTTCAGGCTGCGTGGGCTGCCAGGATCCGGAGCACGCGGTTGTTGGCGGCGGCGTCAGCAACGGTGATCCGCACGCCGTCGCCTTGGTACGCCCGGACCATAATGCCGGCGCCGTCGAAGGCCTCCATCAGCCTCGTCCGGAGCTCGTCGTCGGCACGGATCCACAGGAAATTGCCCTGGCTCGGCTCCAGCTTCCAGCCCCGGGCTGCCAGCTCCCGAGACATCCGGGCACGCTCCTGCTTGACGACGGCGACCCGCGCCTCCATCTCCTCCCCCGCGTCCAGCGACGCCACGGCTGCCTTCTGGGCCAGGGCGCTCACGGAGAAGGGAAGGGCGGTCCGGCGCAGTCCCTCAGCGATGTCCGGCGCCGCCACGGCGTACCCCACGCGCAGTCCGGCCAGTCCGTAGGCCTTGGAGAAGGTGCGCAAGATGCAGACGTTCGGAAACTCGCGGTAGAGCGACAGGGAATCGGGGCCGCTGCCCGCCTCGGCGTATTCCACGTAGGCCTCATCGATCACCACGAGGATGTCGGAACGGACCGAGCGCAGGAAGGCCTCGATGCGGTCGTGGCTTATCGGGACGCCGGTGGGATTGTTGGGGGTGCACAGCAGGATGACCCTGGTGCGTTCGGTGACGGCCGCGGCCATGGCATCGAGGTCGTGGCCCTCCAGGTGGTCCAGCGGGATGCGGACCGGCCGGGCGCCTGCCAGTTCCACCAGGATGGGGTAGGCCTCGAAGGAGCGCCACGCGAAGATCACCTCATCGCCGGCGTCGCACAGTCCGGTGATGATCTGCTGGAGGACGCCCACGCTGCCCGGTCCCACGGCAATCTCCCCGGCGGAGACGCCGAGGTGCCGGGCAAGCCGGTCGCGGAGTTCGACCGCGGCCATGTCCGGGTAGCGGTTCATGGCACCGGCCGCTCCGGCCACCGCAGCAATTGCTGCTGGCAGCGGCTCGTAGTGGCTTTCGTTGCTGGCGAGGGCTGCGATGTCCATGCCAGCGCTGCGCCGGCCCGGGACGTAGGACGGGAGGCCGGTCACCGCGCCACGAAGGGTGGGGCGCGCGGCGGCCGGTGCCGATTGAAGCTGAGTGAGGGTCATGAGGACCGATCATGATTGTGACCCGGCGCACATTGCAAGGTACCCTCAAGGCATTGGGACTTCTGCTCAACTTCTACTGCATGTGGTGAAAATATGACCATCGCTAACTCCCGCACCCTGGATTCCCTCGACGGCAGGATCATCCTCGCCCTGGACAAGGATCCGGAAGCCAGCGCCCTGGCACTCTCCCGGACGCTCGGCGTCGCCCGCAACACCGTCCACGCCCGGCTGTCACGGCTCGAGCGCAGCGGCGCGCTCCGCTCCTTCAGCCGCAGGCTGGACCCCGCCGCCCTCGGCTACGACCTGATGGCCTTCCTCTCGCTGGCCATCAGCCAGACCCGGGCGGGCGCGGTGGAAAACGGGCTCGCGGCCATCCCCGAGGTGATCGAGGTGCACGCCACCACCGGCGACGCGGACCTGATGGCCAAGGTGGTAGCCCGCAGCACTGCCGACCTCTACCGCATCACCAACCAGATCCTGGCCATCGACGGGATCCAGCGGACCAGCACCGCGATTTCCGTCGTCGAACTTATGCCACCCCGGTACGACGGCCTCCTGAACCGGCTCTCGAAGCAGGAATCCCACCCGTCGGATGAAGCCACGGGTGACGCAGGCCATAAGTAGGCATATTTTCAATAAACCCTGTTCCTTATTGCCAATAAGCCCAGTCAGATCCAGCTCTATTGCTTATCCGCAAGCTGGCCCACAGGATTCCTGCATGACTACTCTCACCGTCTCGGGCCGCGTGGTACAGGTTCTCAGCAGCTACCTCAGCGACGTCTTCGGCGTTATGGGCAACGGCAACGTCTACTTCCTGGACGCTGCCGAAAAGATGGGCCTGCGCTTCTCCGCGGTCCGGCATGAGGGCGCCGCGATCGCCGCCGCCGACGCCTACTACCGGACGTCCGGACGGCTCGCGGCGGGCACCACCACCTACGGACCCGGCTACACGAACGCACTCACCGCCCTGGCCGAGGCGGTCCAGGCGCAGATCCCGGTTGTGCTCGTCACCGGAGACGCACCCAGCAGCGGCGCCCGGCCGCAGGACGTGGACCAGGCGGCCATCGCTGCCGGACTCGGCGCGGCCACCTTCACCGTCACCCGCGACGCCGCGGGCTCCATCACCCAGCAGGCGGTGGAGTACGCACTCACCAAGCACACCGCCGTCGTGATTGCCATTCCCTACGACCTCGCGTCAGTCGAGGCAGCGGACGAGGAACTTCCGGCGCCGTTGGCTGCAAAGGTGACGGACGACGTCGACCGCGGCCTCGTGCAGGCAGCCCGCCTGCTCGCCGGGGCCAAGCGCCCGCTGATCCTCGCCGGCCGCGGTGCGCACCTGGCCGGAGCCGGCCCGGAGCTCCGGGAACTCGCCGACCGACTCGGCGCCCTGACCGCCGGCACCGCCCTGGCGCTCAACCTGCTCCAGGGCGAGGGGTACCTCGGCGTCGCGGGCGGCTTTGGCACGGACACCGCGGCCGGGCTCATGGGCGAGGCCGACGTGGTGCTGGCGGCCGGGGCGAGCCTGAGCCCGTTCACCATGCGGTTCGGGCACCTGCTCGGCCCGGACAGCACGGTCATCCAGATCGACACCGCCCTGCAGCCGACGAACCCCCGGGTGGACCTGTTCGTCAGCGCGGACGCGAAGTCCGCCACGGGACGCCTTCTTCATCTGCTTGATGACGCGGCTTCCGCGGAAGGCTGGCGCGCGGAAGCTTCTAAGCGTCTGGCTGCGGGACCGGGGCACCACCCGGGCTCGGACGAGACGCCGGACGGCCGCCTGGACCCGCGCTCCCTCGCCACCGCGCTCGATGCCGTGCTGCCGGAGCGCCGCACGGTGGTCCAGGACGGCGGGCACTTTGTGGGCTGGGCACCGATGTACTGGAACATTCCGCGGCCGCAGGACCTGGTGATGGTGGGGACCGCGTTCCAGGCCATCGGGTTGGGCCTTGCCAGCGCCGTGGGGGCGGCCCGCACCGTGGAGGACGGCCGCACCTTGGTGCTGGCCTCCGGCGACGGCGGTTTCCTGATGGGCCTGGCCGACCTCGAATCGCTCATCGGCGCGGCGAAGAGCGCCATCGTGGTGATCTACAACGATGCCGCCTACGGGGCCGAGATCCACCAGTACGGCTCCCAGGGCCTGACCGAAAAGCCGATGCTGATCCCCGAGGTGGACTTCAGCGGGATTGCGCGCGCTCTGGGTGCAGAGTCGGCGATCGTCCGGTCCCTGGCGGACCTCTCGGCGCTCACGGATTGGATCGACGCCGGCGCTCAGGGAACCTTCGTGGCCGACTGCCGGATCACGTCCAGCGTGCGGGCGCCGTGGCTGAGCGAGTGGATGAACGCCAAGCAGGCGGCTAAGGCGGCAGTGGCGGGGTAACCGTTTCTATCCTCAGAGCTTGGCGGTTGCTTCTTGTGACCGGACGACGACCTACATACGGGTTTACGCAATTCGGGGAGGCGCCCCGGACCCGACAGTCTGAGACAACCACGTACCTACCGTAACCAAGCTGCCACTTATCAAGAATCAGTCCGTCGTTCATGATGAAAACTCATCCACTCTCGGGCTGCTGCAACTTCGTCAAAATTACATCAAGATCTGTGCAGGATTTCCCTCGTAGAAACGAATTATTGCTGCAGCATTAGGGCAGGATTTATTTGATATTGAGCGCATTGCCCGCGAAATCAAGGGCGAAACTTGCATCGGGCGAGTCCTTTTCATATGAAGGGGATGAATGCGAAAAGCCAACAATTCTGTCATCATCATGACATGACTACACCAGAGCTTCCGGGGGCAAGTTCTCAGCAGACGGCGCCCCACCAGCAACCGCAATTTCCACCTATGCCGCCGCGCTACGGCCCACCAAGTGCTACGGGCCCTCAAGAGTACGCAAAGGCAAAAAAGCAGCGAAATGTCATCGGACTCGTCGCACTTAGTGCCGCAATTGTCGGTTTCATCTTTGCATGCATTCCCGGGGCGCTTATTATCGGTTGGGTCTTGCTGCCGATTGGGTTCATCCTGGCAATTGTTTCTCTCTTCTTGAAAGACAAAGCCAAGGGAATGGGCATCACAGCCCTGATCTTGTCGATCGTGGGAACCATCGTCGGCTTTGCTGTCTTCTTCTCCGTTGTCACCTCGTCCGCCAAAGACGCTTTCGGCAGCGGCGACACTAAAGTTT harbors:
- a CDS encoding GntR family transcriptional regulator; protein product: MATKRDLIAAELRRQISTGELARGARVPQSQLASKFSTSITPVREALGLLEAEGVLVAEPHHGVRVATANLAQVKTVYLMRQLAEPYAMQRAVWNMSRRDLQVVTELFEHMEKSESVGDKPAFNEANRKFHFAFYDRCGDDGLRTEIAMLWQRYPWDLLQVIEHRAPDSHEEHRRILDAARAGDLNLVATATRDHLKHGYLALASRLSEEPQLDPFPVNDD
- a CDS encoding CoA ester lyase translates to MTRAASSNASFLYVPADQPKLLAKTRSHRGAIILDLEDSVAPSRKEAALAAAVAFLKDELRDGEVWVRINTGAAGLREAELLAGCPNLTGLWIPKAEEPAYVQDIARRTSEAPGGGPALGLLIESTRGVLALAELLNLPDTQQVQLGEIDLAADLRHSASHPENMTWFRHWLITHAAAAGLPQPVAPVDADYTNLASFKASCISLRDMGFGSRACIHPAQADVAEQVFSTGAEDLAAAHALLDQYEAALRENRGAVGDDSGSMIDAASVRSARRLTGR
- a CDS encoding amino acid permease, whose amino-acid sequence is MEQQTKTSARALGAALKPRQLTMMGLGSAIGAGLFIGSGAGIQAAGPAVLISYLVAGTLIILVMWALGEMAAANTDSGAFSVYTAKAYGPVAGATVGWLWWLQLVVVIAAEALGAAGLLATIFPALPVWLMAFVFIVVLTAVNLTSVKNFGEFEFWFALLKVAAIVGFLLVGAALLFGWLPGVQSPGLANFTGAGFAPSGFAGIATALFVVAFAFGGTEIVSVAAAETAEPARSVKKAVRTVLWRILVFYIGAIFVIAAVVPVGSAGLKSPFAAVLDAAGMPGAATAITLVAVAALLSALNANLYGASRMAYSLAERGEAPRLLASVSKARVPVAAVLASVAFGVVTVVLELAFPEMVLPILLNIVGSTCLLVWTSALLAQLALRLRADREGTELPLRMPGFPWLTSLGLLILAAIFTVGFIGEDSRPQLLSTFGLVALLAVANWVNHRGVRKVAPVVDPSDRAKPPVLID
- the hisC gene encoding histidinol-phosphate transaminase, translated to MTLTQLQSAPAAARPTLRGAVTGLPSYVPGRRSAGMDIAALASNESHYEPLPAAIAAVAGAAGAMNRYPDMAAVELRDRLARHLGVSAGEIAVGPGSVGVLQQIITGLCDAGDEVIFAWRSFEAYPILVELAGARPVRIPLDHLEGHDLDAMAAAVTERTRVILLCTPNNPTGVPISHDRIEAFLRSVRSDILVVIDEAYVEYAEAGSGPDSLSLYREFPNVCILRTFSKAYGLAGLRVGYAVAAPDIAEGLRRTALPFSVSALAQKAAVASLDAGEEMEARVAVVKQERARMSRELAARGWKLEPSQGNFLWIRADDELRTRLMEAFDGAGIMVRAYQGDGVRITVADAAANNRVLRILAAHAA
- a CDS encoding Lrp/AsnC family transcriptional regulator, coding for MTIANSRTLDSLDGRIILALDKDPEASALALSRTLGVARNTVHARLSRLERSGALRSFSRRLDPAALGYDLMAFLSLAISQTRAGAVENGLAAIPEVIEVHATTGDADLMAKVVARSTADLYRITNQILAIDGIQRTSTAISVVELMPPRYDGLLNRLSKQESHPSDEATGDAGHK
- a CDS encoding thiamine pyrophosphate-binding protein, which codes for MTTLTVSGRVVQVLSSYLSDVFGVMGNGNVYFLDAAEKMGLRFSAVRHEGAAIAAADAYYRTSGRLAAGTTTYGPGYTNALTALAEAVQAQIPVVLVTGDAPSSGARPQDVDQAAIAAGLGAATFTVTRDAAGSITQQAVEYALTKHTAVVIAIPYDLASVEAADEELPAPLAAKVTDDVDRGLVQAARLLAGAKRPLILAGRGAHLAGAGPELRELADRLGALTAGTALALNLLQGEGYLGVAGGFGTDTAAGLMGEADVVLAAGASLSPFTMRFGHLLGPDSTVIQIDTALQPTNPRVDLFVSADAKSATGRLLHLLDDAASAEGWRAEASKRLAAGPGHHPGSDETPDGRLDPRSLATALDAVLPERRTVVQDGGHFVGWAPMYWNIPRPQDLVMVGTAFQAIGLGLASAVGAARTVEDGRTLVLASGDGGFLMGLADLESLIGAAKSAIVVIYNDAAYGAEIHQYGSQGLTEKPMLIPEVDFSGIARALGAESAIVRSLADLSALTDWIDAGAQGTFVADCRITSSVRAPWLSEWMNAKQAAKAAVAG